From one Larimichthys crocea isolate SSNF chromosome XVIII, L_crocea_2.0, whole genome shotgun sequence genomic stretch:
- the tank gene encoding TRAF family member-associated NF-kappa-B activator, producing the protein MERNIGDQLNKAFEAYRQVSIEKDNAKKELQQMTEYYERYTQKLQKQIEDQQQLISKLEAKLSATRQPSGEMKCEPCNHLLDGASAYRKIQYPENIGTVAVAPNMSVSNTVDYQDMLDAFEAIQGKFRQIRSLTRRQKDHLKRFHGGSDTSNDQRFSMPIQCTDRTEEAERPFSSALRSAADIPLPPTSLASRGASPEDRDLVDSLTKLSVKFPPSADSEYDFLNSAPERHIGLPMHTKRPLSSVPSTLTEEEPVELPMPFVYPTSPSHSTSSSLSQESVRGPQQPLWTPVLCDVVDVGTELVTPQSSSPDKCAFCHAVVPQEQMNSHLYLHFSPENEADN; encoded by the exons ATGGAAAGGAACATCGGAGACCAGCTCAACAAAGCTTTCGAAGCTTATCGCCAGGTCTCCATCGAAAAGGACAATGCGAAAAAAGAGCTGCAGCAAATG ACTGAATATTACGAGCGATACACCCAAAAACTTCAAAAGCAGATAGAGGACCAGCAGCAGTTGATTTCAAAACTTGAAGCTAAGTTATCAGCAACAAGGCAACCATCAG GAGAGATGAAATGTGAGCCCTGCAACCATCTCCTCGATGGGGCCAGCGCTTATAGGAAAATCCAGTACCCG gagAATATCGGCACTGTTGCTGTTGCTCCAAATATGTCAGTCAGCAACACCGTTGACTA tCAAGACATGCTGGACGCATTTGAAGCAATTCAAGGGAAATTCCGGCAGATTCGGTCTCTAACCAGACGACAAAAAGATCATCTAAAAAGATTCCATGGAGGAAGTGATACATCAAAcg ATCAGCGGTTCTCCATGCCCATCCAGTGCACAGACCGTacagaagaggcagagagaccCTTTTCCTCAGCGCTAAGGTCAGCGGCGGATATCCCTCTCCCGCCCACGTCTCTGGCGTCCCGCGGCGCCAGCCCCGAGGACAGGGACTTAGTAGACTCTCTCACCAAACTCAGCGTCAAATTCCCGCCCTCTGCGGACAGTGAATATGACTTCCTGAACAGTGCTCCAGAGAGACACATTGGTCTGCCCATGCACACGAAGCGGCCTCTCAGTAGTGTCCCCTCCacgctgacagaggaggagccCGTGGAATTGCCCATGCCTTTTGTCTACCCTACATCCCCCTCCCACTCAACATCATCCTCGCTCTCTCAAGAGAGCGTGCGGGGACCCCAGCAG cctctctggACCCCTGTGCTGTGTGATGTAGTTGACGTGGGGACAGAGCTGGTGACGCCTCAGAGCAGCAGTCCTGATAAATGTGCTTTCTGCCATGCTGTGGTTCCTCAGGAGCAAATGAACAGCCACCTCTACTTGCATTTCTCTCCTGAGAATGAAGCCGACAATTGA